In one Bacillus thuringiensis genomic region, the following are encoded:
- a CDS encoding PTS transporter subunit IIC, whose translation MKEYIMSRVFKASAGIAQGIFVSLGIGLLIENIGRIVDIPLLITIGVVAKSLMAPAIGAGIAFMLGANGLVIFSAMAAGAIGAGSISITEAGLIIKTGEPIGALLTATLAVYIGKRLSGKTALDMMLVPFAAILGSGLVGIWLAHNITPVLNAVGAFIKDSSAGSPFIASIVIAVVWGLLLISPASSAALAIALSLDGVAGGAALAGCVAQFIGFSVISAKENNLGGILAQALCTPKVQLPNITKNPMILVPTVVASAIVGPVSALIFQLEAGKEIAGLGLSSLIAPINLISSQGWGVLPAMVITYIVIPVAVSYILYIALKKAGRIHSGDMTVPQS comes from the coding sequence ATGAAGGAATATATAATGTCTCGTGTATTTAAAGCATCTGCTGGAATCGCACAAGGTATTTTCGTATCCCTCGGAATTGGTTTACTGATCGAAAATATAGGAAGAATTGTTGATATACCATTACTTATTACAATCGGAGTTGTTGCAAAATCACTTATGGCACCAGCAATTGGTGCCGGGATTGCTTTTATGCTCGGTGCAAATGGCCTTGTAATCTTCTCGGCTATGGCGGCTGGAGCAATTGGTGCCGGATCCATTTCAATTACTGAAGCAGGTCTAATTATTAAAACAGGTGAGCCAATCGGTGCTTTATTAACAGCAACTTTAGCTGTATATATTGGTAAACGTTTAAGCGGCAAAACTGCTTTAGATATGATGCTCGTTCCATTTGCGGCAATATTAGGCTCTGGTTTAGTTGGTATTTGGTTAGCTCATAATATTACTCCTGTTTTAAACGCAGTTGGAGCTTTTATTAAAGATAGCTCGGCTGGTAGCCCGTTTATCGCTTCTATCGTCATTGCAGTAGTTTGGGGACTATTACTTATCTCTCCAGCTTCATCAGCTGCGTTAGCAATTGCACTTAGCTTAGACGGTGTTGCAGGTGGTGCTGCTCTTGCCGGATGCGTCGCTCAGTTTATCGGATTCTCTGTCATCTCAGCGAAAGAAAACAATTTAGGTGGCATATTAGCTCAAGCACTTTGTACTCCGAAAGTACAGTTGCCAAATATCACTAAAAATCCAATGATTCTCGTTCCAACTGTCGTCGCCAGTGCTATAGTCGGTCCAGTATCCGCATTAATTTTCCAACTGGAAGCAGGAAAGGAAATTGCAGGTCTTGGATTAAGTTCTCTTATCGCACCAATTAATTTAATTTCCAGCCAAGGATGGGGAGTTCTCCCAGCGATGGTAATTACTTATATCGTTATTCCAGTAGCTGTTTCTTATATACTTTACATTGCTCTTAAAAAAGCAGGTCGTATTCATTCTGGTGATATGACTGTACCGCAATCTTAA
- a CDS encoding spore coat protein, translating to MNEKDMVNDYLAGLNASLTSYANYIAQSDNEQLHQTLIQIRNQDEARQRNMYEYAKQKSYYKPAAPANPMIVQQLKSQLSAE from the coding sequence ATGAATGAAAAAGATATGGTAAATGATTATTTAGCAGGATTAAATGCAAGTTTAACAAGTTATGCAAATTATATTGCTCAGTCTGATAATGAGCAGTTACATCAAACGTTAATTCAAATTCGTAATCAAGACGAGGCGCGCCAACGTAATATGTATGAGTATGCAAAGCAAAAGAGTTATTACAAACCGGCAGCACCTGCCAATCCGATGATTGTGCAGCAATTGAAAAGTCAGTTAAGTGCAGAATAA
- a CDS encoding YusU family protein, which produces MSEKFNEQFDGLLEKYTELLLGESNEERKEQVQKWALYSYIAKTMPALVKHWNETYPDAKEEMVQLITDIKRLNEEKEMSNKKT; this is translated from the coding sequence ATGAGTGAAAAGTTTAATGAACAATTTGACGGGTTGTTAGAGAAATACACGGAACTATTACTTGGAGAGAGCAATGAAGAGAGAAAAGAGCAGGTGCAGAAGTGGGCGCTTTATTCTTACATAGCGAAGACAATGCCAGCTTTAGTAAAGCATTGGAATGAGACATATCCAGATGCGAAAGAAGAGATGGTGCAGTTAATTACAGATATTAAAAGGCTGAATGAAGAGAAGGAAATGAGCAATAAAAAAACTTGA
- a CDS encoding proline dehydrogenase family protein: protein MEQLMRNSFLFLSKNKALTKLAKKYGLRFGAGRFVAGETIELATAAIKQLNKQGLCVTIDYLGEFVDNEAEANEMANQSIEAIRAIGREGLDSQLSLKMTSMGLDISDEIVMNNMRRILEAAKENGVFVTIDMEDYTRCGKTIDIFKQLKSEYDNIGTVIQAYLYRTEKDMEELNAYNPNLRLVKGAYKEPEEVAFPDKKDVDDNYKKIIKMHLLNGNYTAIASHDEAIIEYTKKLAEEHNIPRDQFEFQMLYGIRNERQLELVKEGYKMRVYVPYGNDWYGYFMRRLAERPANVAFVLKGMVKK, encoded by the coding sequence ATGGAACAATTAATGCGAAATTCGTTTCTTTTCTTATCTAAAAATAAAGCGCTAACAAAACTGGCTAAAAAGTACGGTTTACGCTTTGGTGCAGGTCGCTTTGTCGCAGGGGAGACAATTGAATTAGCGACAGCAGCTATTAAACAATTGAACAAGCAAGGACTTTGTGTAACAATCGATTATTTAGGGGAATTCGTTGATAATGAAGCAGAAGCAAATGAAATGGCTAACCAATCGATTGAAGCGATCCGTGCAATTGGAAGAGAAGGTCTTGATTCGCAACTTTCTTTAAAGATGACTTCTATGGGATTAGATATCTCTGATGAAATCGTAATGAACAATATGCGCCGTATTTTAGAAGCTGCAAAAGAAAATGGGGTGTTCGTTACAATTGATATGGAAGATTATACACGCTGTGGTAAAACAATTGATATCTTTAAACAATTAAAATCTGAATACGATAATATTGGTACTGTTATTCAAGCTTACCTATATCGTACAGAAAAAGATATGGAAGAATTAAATGCGTATAATCCTAATTTACGTCTTGTAAAAGGTGCTTATAAAGAACCTGAAGAGGTAGCATTCCCGGATAAGAAAGATGTAGATGACAATTATAAAAAGATTATTAAAATGCACTTATTAAATGGAAATTATACTGCGATTGCTTCACATGATGAAGCGATTATTGAATATACAAAAAAACTTGCTGAAGAACACAACATTCCAAGGGATCAATTTGAATTCCAAATGTTATATGGTATTCGTAATGAGCGTCAACTTGAGCTAGTAAAAGAAGGTTACAAAATGCGTGTTTACGTACCTTATGGAAACGACTGGTATGGCTACTTCATGCGTCGTCTAGCAGAGCGTCCAGCAAACGTTGCGTTCGTATTAAAAGGTATGGTTAAAAAATAA
- a CDS encoding 3-hydroxyacyl-CoA dehydrogenase/enoyl-CoA hydratase family protein, translated as MFQIKKAAVLGSGVMGSGIAAHLANIGIPTLLLDIVPPALTKEEEAKGLTLEHKSVRNRFSNTAVQKLLKQKPAPLTVKGNLALIEAGNLEDDLERLADVDWIIEVVVENLEIKKKLFEKVDAVRKPGSIVSSNTSGISVEKMAEGRSDDFQKHFLGTHFFNPPRYLKLLEVIPTKETDPQVLSFMKLFGEDVLGKGVVIAKDTPNFIGNRIGTYGLLVTLQEMVKRGYSIGEVDSVTGPLIGRPKSATFRTLDVVGLDTFVHVANNVYENVQEEERDVFKVPAFMHEMLEKKWLGSKTGQGFFLKQGKEILELNPKTMEYEARKKLKAASVELSKQEKGLANKLKALVYAKDRAGELLWNIITPTLLYSAKLHKEIADDIVAIDQAMKWGFGWEQGPFEVWDAIGVEKSVQKMEENGVVVPTWVKEMLEKGFTTFYKHDNGDSYYYDNGEYKLIERNKKAISLKQLKAKNGVLKKNSGASLIDLGDGILCLEFHSKSNAIGMDITQMINYAVDEVEKNYKGLVIGNQSKNFCVGANLAMILMEAQDDNYFEIELVVKNFQDAMTKIKYSSKPVVAAPYGMTLGGGTEVCLPAASIQASSETYMGLVEVGVGLIPGGGGNKELYIKHLNKMPNGVEFDLQKVANKVFESVAMAKVSTSAQEAVSNNFLGDKDGISVNGDHLLYDAKQKALALYEAGYKAPIRKKIPVVGETGYATLVLGAEAMHLSGYISEHDLHIAKKLAYVIAGGKVPYGTEVDEQYLLDVEREAFISLVSEMKSQARMQHMLVKGKPLRN; from the coding sequence ATGTTCCAAATTAAAAAGGCTGCTGTTCTAGGTTCAGGCGTAATGGGTTCGGGAATTGCGGCACACTTAGCTAATATTGGTATTCCGACATTATTGCTTGATATTGTACCACCTGCGCTTACGAAAGAAGAAGAAGCGAAGGGACTTACATTAGAACATAAAAGTGTGAGAAATCGTTTTAGTAATACGGCTGTGCAAAAATTATTAAAGCAAAAACCAGCTCCTCTGACAGTGAAAGGAAATCTAGCACTGATTGAAGCAGGTAACTTAGAAGATGATCTTGAGCGTCTAGCTGATGTAGATTGGATTATTGAAGTAGTAGTTGAAAACTTAGAGATTAAAAAGAAATTATTTGAAAAAGTAGACGCTGTTCGTAAACCGGGTTCTATTGTCAGCTCGAATACGTCAGGCATCTCAGTTGAAAAAATGGCAGAAGGTCGTTCAGACGACTTCCAGAAACACTTCTTAGGCACACACTTTTTTAACCCACCACGATATTTAAAACTTCTAGAGGTAATACCGACGAAAGAAACAGATCCACAAGTATTAAGCTTCATGAAACTATTTGGCGAAGACGTTCTTGGAAAAGGCGTTGTTATCGCAAAAGACACACCAAACTTTATTGGAAACCGCATCGGTACGTACGGTTTACTTGTTACTCTTCAAGAGATGGTAAAACGCGGCTATAGTATTGGGGAAGTTGATTCTGTAACAGGCCCACTTATTGGTCGTCCGAAGAGCGCAACGTTCCGCACATTAGATGTTGTCGGCTTAGATACATTCGTACACGTTGCAAATAACGTATATGAAAATGTGCAAGAAGAAGAGCGTGATGTATTTAAAGTACCAGCTTTCATGCATGAAATGCTTGAGAAAAAATGGCTTGGAAGTAAAACGGGTCAAGGCTTCTTCTTAAAACAAGGGAAAGAAATTTTAGAGTTAAACCCTAAAACGATGGAATACGAAGCGCGTAAAAAATTAAAAGCTGCATCCGTAGAGTTAAGTAAACAAGAAAAAGGATTAGCGAATAAATTGAAAGCGCTTGTATACGCGAAAGATCGTGCAGGAGAGTTGTTATGGAACATCATTACACCAACTCTTTTATACTCTGCAAAACTTCATAAAGAAATTGCTGACGATATCGTTGCAATTGACCAAGCGATGAAGTGGGGCTTCGGCTGGGAGCAAGGACCATTTGAAGTGTGGGATGCAATCGGTGTTGAAAAATCTGTTCAAAAGATGGAAGAAAACGGCGTAGTTGTTCCTACTTGGGTGAAAGAAATGTTAGAGAAAGGTTTCACTACTTTCTATAAACATGATAACGGCGATAGCTACTATTACGATAATGGCGAATATAAGCTAATCGAGCGTAATAAAAAAGCAATTTCTCTTAAGCAATTAAAAGCGAAAAATGGTGTATTAAAGAAAAATAGCGGAGCGAGCTTAATTGATTTAGGCGACGGCATCCTTTGCTTAGAATTCCATTCGAAGAGCAATGCAATCGGTATGGATATTACGCAAATGATTAACTATGCTGTTGATGAAGTAGAAAAAAATTATAAAGGTCTTGTTATCGGTAACCAATCGAAGAACTTCTGCGTTGGTGCGAACTTAGCGATGATCTTAATGGAAGCACAAGACGACAATTACTTTGAAATTGAGTTGGTTGTGAAAAACTTCCAAGATGCAATGACGAAAATTAAGTACTCTTCTAAGCCAGTTGTAGCAGCACCATATGGTATGACGCTTGGCGGAGGTACAGAAGTTTGCTTACCAGCAGCTAGCATTCAAGCTTCTAGTGAAACGTATATGGGCTTAGTAGAAGTTGGTGTTGGCTTAATTCCTGGCGGAGGCGGTAATAAAGAGCTATACATTAAACACTTAAATAAAATGCCAAATGGTGTAGAGTTTGACCTGCAAAAAGTTGCGAATAAAGTGTTCGAATCTGTAGCGATGGCGAAAGTTTCTACATCAGCCCAAGAAGCTGTATCGAACAACTTCTTAGGCGATAAAGACGGTATTAGTGTGAATGGTGATCACTTACTATATGATGCGAAACAGAAAGCACTTGCTTTATATGAAGCTGGTTATAAAGCACCGATTCGTAAAAAGATACCAGTTGTTGGTGAAACAGGATATGCAACTCTTGTACTTGGTGCAGAAGCAATGCATTTATCAGGTTACATTTCTGAACATGATCTTCACATTGCGAAGAAACTTGCATATGTCATTGCGGGTGGAAAAGTGCCGTACGGAACAGAAGTTGATGAGCAATATTTATTAGATGTAGAACGTGAAGCATTTATTAGCTTAGTAAGTGAGATGAAATCACAAGCAAGAATGCAGCACATGCTTGTAAAAGGAAAGCCATTACGTAACTAA
- a CDS encoding acetyl-CoA C-acetyltransferase, translated as MREAVIVAGARTPIGKAKRGSLKTVRPDDLGALVVKETLKRANYEGPIDDLIFGCAMPEAEQGLNMARNIGGLAGLSYDVPAITINRYCSSGLQSIAYGAERIMLGHSEAVLSGGAESMSLVPMMGHVVRPNSRLVEAAPEYYMGMGHTAEQVAVKYGISREEQDAFAVRSHQRAAKALAAGNFADETVSVDVTLRTVGANNKLQEETITFAQDEGVRAETTLDILGKLRPAFNVRGSVTAGNSSQMSDGAASVLLMDREKAVSDGMKPLAKFRSFAVAGVPPEVMGIGPIAAIPKALKLAGLELSDIGLFELNEAFASQSIQVIRELGLDEEKVNVNGGAIALGHPLGCTGAKLTLSLIHEMKRRNEQFGIVTMCIGGGMGAAGVFELL; from the coding sequence ATGAGAGAAGCTGTCATTGTTGCGGGAGCAAGAACACCAATTGGAAAAGCAAAGAGGGGTTCATTAAAAACAGTTCGTCCTGACGATCTAGGGGCGTTAGTAGTAAAGGAAACGTTAAAGCGTGCGAATTATGAAGGACCAATTGACGATTTAATTTTCGGCTGTGCGATGCCAGAAGCAGAGCAAGGTTTAAATATGGCTCGTAATATCGGTGGATTAGCAGGACTTTCTTACGATGTTCCAGCTATTACGATTAACCGTTACTGTTCTTCAGGTTTACAAAGTATCGCTTACGGAGCAGAGCGTATTATGCTTGGTCACTCTGAAGCTGTATTATCAGGTGGAGCGGAATCAATGAGTTTAGTTCCAATGATGGGACACGTTGTTCGTCCGAATAGTCGCCTTGTAGAAGCAGCTCCAGAATATTATATGGGTATGGGACATACAGCAGAGCAAGTTGCTGTGAAATATGGAATTTCTCGTGAAGAGCAAGATGCATTCGCAGTAAGAAGTCATCAACGTGCTGCCAAAGCATTAGCGGCAGGGAACTTTGCTGATGAAACAGTATCTGTAGATGTAACGTTACGTACTGTTGGAGCAAACAACAAATTACAAGAAGAAACAATCACTTTCGCACAAGACGAAGGTGTAAGAGCAGAAACGACATTAGACATCTTAGGTAAATTACGTCCAGCATTTAACGTTCGCGGTTCTGTAACAGCTGGTAACTCTTCACAAATGAGTGATGGTGCAGCATCTGTATTATTGATGGATCGTGAAAAAGCAGTAAGTGATGGTATGAAGCCACTTGCGAAATTCCGTTCATTTGCAGTAGCTGGCGTACCACCAGAAGTAATGGGAATCGGTCCAATCGCTGCAATTCCGAAAGCGTTAAAACTAGCTGGTTTAGAGCTATCTGATATCGGCCTATTCGAACTAAATGAAGCATTCGCTTCACAATCAATCCAAGTTATTCGTGAACTTGGTTTAGATGAAGAAAAAGTAAACGTAAACGGTGGTGCAATCGCACTTGGACATCCACTTGGCTGTACAGGAGCAAAACTAACACTATCTCTTATTCACGAAATGAAACGCCGCAACGAACAATTCGGTATCGTAACAATGTGTATCGGTGGCGGAATGGGAGCAGCGGGAGTATTTGAATTACTATAA
- a CDS encoding MBL fold metallo-hydrolase, whose translation MKVISVGTVHQIAFLPRLFPINCYFVEEETGLTLIDAALPFCAKKILQSARKIGKPITKIVITHAHDDHVGALDVIKQVLPDVPVYISKRDACLLEGDKVLQEGERNTPIKVGVSKQINTIPDILLQEGDKVGSLVAIGAPGHTPGSMAFLDTRNDALIVGDAFQTRGGLAVAGQLKWLFPFPMFGTWDAEVSLASAQKLLEYKPSLLATGHGKVIENPLIQMQRAIEEAERNLSRKSL comes from the coding sequence ATGAAGGTAATAAGTGTAGGAACAGTTCATCAAATCGCATTTTTACCGCGTCTATTTCCAATTAACTGTTACTTCGTTGAAGAAGAGACAGGATTAACTTTAATTGATGCGGCTTTACCGTTTTGTGCAAAGAAGATTTTACAATCAGCTCGGAAAATAGGAAAACCGATTACGAAAATCGTTATTACACATGCGCATGATGACCATGTAGGAGCGCTTGATGTTATAAAACAAGTGCTGCCGGATGTTCCGGTCTATATTTCAAAAAGAGATGCATGTTTACTTGAAGGAGATAAGGTACTGCAAGAGGGAGAACGAAATACACCAATAAAAGTGGGAGTGTCAAAACAGATAAATACGATTCCAGATATTCTTCTTCAAGAGGGAGATAAAGTTGGTTCTCTTGTAGCGATTGGAGCTCCAGGTCATACACCGGGATCAATGGCGTTTTTAGACACAAGAAATGATGCACTCATTGTTGGAGATGCATTTCAAACGAGAGGAGGATTAGCGGTAGCAGGACAGTTGAAGTGGCTTTTCCCGTTTCCTATGTTTGGTACGTGGGATGCAGAAGTTTCATTAGCAAGCGCGCAGAAATTGCTGGAGTATAAGCCGTCTTTATTGGCGACAGGACATGGGAAAGTGATTGAAAATCCGTTAATACAAATGCAACGGGCGATTGAAGAAGCGGAAAGGAATTTAAGTAGAAAGAGCCTCTAA
- a CDS encoding D-alanyl-D-alanine carboxypeptidase family protein: protein MKRTIVMIVMIATLFTGMIFFSYAQRQQAVRVNQPNITGQYAITIDADTGEILYGKREDERSYPASIAKMMTTLLLLENVKEDEEITVTENAIKTESQSKKIKLRAGEKLKRDEALKLMLIISADPIAESIAEHIAGSKNEFVKMMNARAKELGTKHATFKNASGADAIGNKVSPYDIAMITKEALKYPVVLEYMNSTRTTLHTSERSPNIANYGREELYDDPYAIGSKSGLSALGKYTVVTVDEKDGKRVINVVLSSTRAQLYPDTKKMAHYAFQQLK, encoded by the coding sequence ATGAAACGAACAATAGTTATGATTGTAATGATTGCTACACTATTTACAGGGATGATTTTCTTCTCTTATGCACAAAGGCAACAAGCTGTAAGAGTTAATCAACCTAACATTACTGGGCAATACGCCATTACAATCGATGCAGACACAGGTGAAATTTTGTATGGGAAACGTGAAGACGAACGCTCTTATCCGGCTAGTATAGCCAAAATGATGACAACCCTTCTTTTACTAGAGAATGTAAAAGAAGATGAAGAAATTACAGTTACAGAAAATGCAATTAAAACAGAAAGTCAAAGTAAGAAAATTAAACTTCGTGCTGGAGAAAAATTAAAACGTGATGAGGCATTAAAACTTATGCTTATCATTAGTGCAGATCCAATAGCTGAATCAATTGCAGAACATATCGCAGGATCAAAAAATGAATTTGTGAAAATGATGAATGCTAGAGCGAAGGAACTTGGTACAAAGCATGCGACTTTCAAGAACGCAAGTGGTGCTGATGCGATTGGAAATAAAGTATCACCATATGACATTGCTATGATTACGAAAGAAGCATTAAAGTATCCAGTTGTTTTAGAATATATGAATTCAACACGTACAACTCTACATACTTCAGAACGCTCTCCAAACATCGCAAACTATGGACGAGAAGAACTATATGACGATCCATATGCGATTGGAAGTAAAAGCGGTCTATCAGCACTTGGCAAATATACAGTCGTAACAGTCGATGAAAAAGATGGTAAACGCGTCATTAACGTCGTATTATCTTCTACTCGGGCGCAACTATATCCTGATACGAAGAAAATGGCACATTATGCATTTCAGCAATTAAAATAA
- a CDS encoding acyl-CoA dehydrogenase family protein, with protein MKEEIFMEKTVGNAVKGGSFLVDEITIDQVFTPEDFSSEHKMIAKTTEDFIVNEVLPELEYLEQHEFDRSVRLLKEAGELGLLGADVPEEYGGIGLDKVSSALIAEKFSRAGGFAITHGAHVGIGSLPIVLFGNEEQKKKYLPLLATGEKLAAYALTEPGSGSDALGAKTTARLNAEGTHYVLNGEKQWITNSAFADVFIVYAKIDGEHFSAFIVEKEYAGVSTSPEEKKMGIKCSSTRTLILEDALVPKENLLGEIGKGHIIAFNILNIGRYKLGVGTVGSAKRAVEISAQYANQRQQFKQPIARFPLIQEKLANMAAKTYAAESSVYRTVGLFESRMSTLSEEEVKDGKAVAASIAEYAIECSLNKVFGSEVLDYTVDEGVQIHGGYGFMAEYEIERMYRDSRINRIFEGTNEINRLIVPGTFLRKAMKGELPLLQKAQKLQEELMMMMPEEVGDEPLALQKYLVSNAKKIGLMVAGLAAQKYGKALDKEQEILVNIADIVSNLYAMESAVLRTEKAIKTTGLEKNKQKVLYTEVFCQEAFNEIEADAKETLIAVENGDMLRMMLSSLRKLTRHTPLNVIPKKREIAAKILEDERYTV; from the coding sequence ATGAAGGAGGAAATTTTCATGGAAAAAACAGTAGGAAATGCGGTTAAAGGCGGTAGCTTTTTAGTAGATGAGATTACGATTGATCAAGTGTTTACGCCAGAAGATTTTTCATCTGAGCATAAAATGATTGCAAAAACGACAGAGGACTTTATCGTAAATGAAGTTCTTCCAGAGCTTGAATATTTAGAGCAACATGAGTTTGATCGTTCTGTTCGTCTGTTAAAAGAAGCTGGAGAACTTGGTTTATTAGGTGCTGATGTACCAGAAGAGTACGGAGGAATTGGCCTTGATAAAGTAAGCTCAGCGTTAATCGCAGAGAAATTCTCTCGCGCAGGTGGCTTTGCAATTACTCACGGTGCTCACGTAGGTATCGGATCGTTACCAATCGTATTATTCGGTAACGAAGAGCAAAAGAAAAAGTATTTACCATTACTTGCAACTGGTGAGAAATTAGCTGCATACGCATTAACAGAGCCAGGTTCAGGATCTGACGCATTAGGTGCAAAAACAACTGCACGTTTAAATGCAGAAGGTACACATTATGTATTAAATGGTGAAAAACAATGGATTACAAACTCTGCATTCGCTGACGTATTTATCGTGTATGCAAAAATTGATGGAGAGCACTTCTCAGCATTTATCGTAGAGAAAGAATATGCTGGCGTATCTACAAGCCCAGAAGAAAAGAAAATGGGTATTAAATGTTCTTCAACTCGTACGTTAATTTTAGAAGATGCATTAGTACCGAAAGAAAACCTACTTGGTGAAATCGGTAAAGGTCATATTATCGCATTCAACATTTTAAATATCGGCCGTTATAAATTAGGTGTTGGTACAGTTGGATCTGCGAAACGTGCAGTAGAAATTTCAGCACAATATGCAAACCAACGTCAACAGTTCAAGCAACCAATCGCTCGCTTCCCATTAATTCAAGAGAAACTTGCGAATATGGCAGCAAAAACATATGCAGCTGAAAGTTCTGTATATCGTACAGTAGGTTTATTCGAAAGCCGCATGAGCACATTATCTGAAGAAGAAGTAAAAGACGGTAAAGCAGTAGCAGCTTCTATCGCTGAATATGCAATCGAGTGCTCTTTAAATAAAGTATTCGGTTCTGAAGTACTAGATTATACAGTAGATGAAGGTGTTCAAATTCACGGTGGTTACGGATTTATGGCAGAGTACGAGATTGAAAGAATGTACCGCGATTCTCGTATTAACCGTATTTTCGAAGGAACGAATGAAATTAACCGCCTAATCGTACCAGGTACGTTCTTACGTAAAGCGATGAAAGGTGAATTACCACTTCTTCAAAAAGCACAAAAATTACAAGAAGAGTTAATGATGATGATGCCAGAAGAAGTAGGCGATGAGCCATTAGCACTTCAAAAGTATTTAGTAAGTAACGCGAAGAAAATCGGCTTAATGGTAGCTGGATTAGCAGCTCAAAAATACGGTAAAGCATTAGATAAAGAGCAAGAAATTCTTGTGAATATCGCTGACATCGTAAGTAACCTATATGCAATGGAATCAGCTGTTCTTCGTACAGAAAAAGCAATTAAAACAACTGGTCTTGAAAAGAATAAACAAAAAGTGTTATACACTGAAGTATTCTGCCAAGAAGCATTCAACGAAATTGAAGCAGATGCGAAAGAAACACTTATCGCAGTTGAAAACGGCGACATGCTGCGCATGATGTTATCATCATTACGTAAATTAACTCGCCACACACCACTTAACGTAATTCCGAAGAAACGTGAAATTGCTGCGAAAATTTTAGAAGATGAGCGTTATACAGTTTAA
- a CDS encoding YuzL family protein, producing MAKLKKNPSKAGISAASVTGNAGPHNHGVEKGRQGNNQQYKKHNMGEK from the coding sequence ATGGCAAAACTTAAGAAGAACCCTTCAAAGGCTGGAATTAGTGCAGCTAGTGTAACTGGAAACGCAGGTCCGCATAATCACGGTGTTGAAAAAGGACGCCAAGGTAACAACCAACAATATAAGAAGCATAATATGGGCGAAAAATAA
- a CDS encoding L-lactate dehydrogenase, whose product MKRHTRKIAIIGTGLVGSSCAYSIVNQGICEELLLIDINHERAVGEAMDLSHCINFTNTRTKVYAGSYEDCKDMDIVIITAGPAPKPGQSRLDTLGASAKIMESVVGGVMESGFDGIFLLASNPVDIITYEVWKLSGLPRNRVIGTGTSLDSSRLRTILSEMLHVDPRSIHGYSLGEHGDSQMVAWSHVTVGGKPILQILEEQKERFGEIDLDEIVEKTAKAGWEIYKRKGTTYYGIGNSLAYIASSIFNDDHRVIAVSAILDGEYGEYDICTGVPAIITRDGIREVVELNLTEDEESRFAKSNDILRDYMKTIGY is encoded by the coding sequence ATGAAAAGACATACAAGAAAAATTGCAATTATCGGTACTGGATTAGTTGGATCAAGTTGTGCGTATTCCATTGTAAATCAAGGAATTTGCGAAGAGCTATTATTAATTGATATAAATCATGAACGTGCAGTTGGGGAAGCGATGGATTTATCACATTGCATTAACTTTACAAATACAAGAACAAAAGTATATGCAGGAAGCTATGAAGACTGCAAAGATATGGACATTGTTATTATTACAGCAGGGCCAGCACCAAAACCTGGACAAAGTCGCTTAGATACTTTAGGAGCGAGTGCGAAGATTATGGAAAGTGTTGTTGGCGGCGTAATGGAAAGTGGATTTGATGGTATTTTCTTACTTGCATCGAACCCAGTTGATATTATTACATATGAAGTGTGGAAATTATCTGGATTACCTAGAAATCGAGTAATCGGTACTGGTACATCACTAGATTCTTCTCGCTTAAGAACAATTTTATCTGAAATGCTACATGTAGATCCTCGTAGTATTCATGGGTATTCATTAGGAGAACATGGTGATTCTCAAATGGTTGCTTGGTCTCATGTAACTGTTGGTGGAAAGCCAATTCTGCAAATTTTAGAAGAACAAAAAGAACGATTTGGTGAAATAGATTTAGATGAAATTGTTGAGAAGACTGCAAAAGCTGGCTGGGAAATTTATAAACGTAAAGGAACTACTTATTACGGGATTGGAAATTCTCTAGCATATATTGCGAGTTCGATCTTTAATGATGATCACCGTGTCATTGCTGTATCAGCCATTTTAGATGGTGAGTATGGTGAATATGATATTTGTACAGGAGTACCAGCTATTATTACTAGAGACGGTATAAGAGAAGTTGTAGAACTCAATTTAACAGAGGATGAAGAATCTCGATTCGCAAAATCAAACGATATTTTACGTGATTATATGAAAACAATTGGTTACTAA